A stretch of the Ischnura elegans chromosome 5, ioIscEleg1.1, whole genome shotgun sequence genome encodes the following:
- the LOC124159000 gene encoding zinc carboxypeptidase-like, producing the protein MWFISDSSRDSSVADITCRTMAARHLLFVALVVLVAHSSEAVKARYDNYKVYRVIPANKEQVKLLQEIEESNNGFSFWTSATQKGKPTDIMVPPHKLPEAENMFNVFNLEHSIMVENVQRLIDEERPIKKFRSGAGFGWDDYYRLDDIYDWLDSLAAQYPDKITTVIGGQSYENRQIKGVKYSAGGTGKKIIFVDGGMHAREWISPAVNTYMLNQIVTSQDPDVRALVDSFDWYFFPVINPDGYEYSQTTDRNWRKTRGPGNIFCTGTDPNRNYGYQWSTIGASDNPCSETYHGSGPFSEVETKSFSDFITPLGNDIVLYLSLHSYSQVILFPMGYTDQHLPDYDNMLAAGQKAKEAMATRYGTAYDVGNIVDVLYPASGSNLDWVKGVFNTPLPYVFELRDTGRYGFILPADQIIPSGEETFDALLALTKYAQTQ; encoded by the exons ATGTGGTTTATTTCAGATTCTAGCAGGGATAGCTCAGTGGCAGACATCACCTGCAG AACCATGGCGGCCAGACACTTGCTATTTGTGGCATTAGTGGTCCTTGTTGCCCACAGTAGTGAAGCAGTCAAGGCTCGCTATGATAATTACAAGGTCTACAGAGTGATTCCAGCAAACAAGGAGCAAGTAAAACTTCTTCAAGAAATAGAGGAAAGCAATAATGGA TTTTCTTTCTGGACCAGTGCTACGCAAAAGGGAAAACCAACTGATATTATGGTTCCTCCGCACAAACTCCCAGAGGCTGAAAATATGTTCAATGTTTTCAATCTGGAGCATAGTATAATGGTGGAGAATGTACAAAG GCTGATTGATGAAGAGAGGCCAATCAAAAAATTTAGATCTGGAGCTGGATTTGGATGGGATGACTACTATCGCCTTGATGAT atATATGACTGGCTTGATAGCCTGGCGGCACAGTATCCAGATAAAATAACAACTGTGATTGGAGGTCAATCATATGAGAACAGGCAAATAAAAGGAGTAAAGTACTCAGCTGGTGGAAcagggaagaaaataattttcgttgATGGAG GAATGCATGCTCGTGAGTGGATATCTCCTGCAGTAAATACTTACATGCTGAATCAAATAGTGACCAGTCAGGATCCTGATGTAAGGGCATTGGTTGATTCATTTGATTGGTACTTCTTCCCAGTCATCAACCCTGATGGTTACGAATACTCCCAAACTACA GACCGTAACTGGAGAAAAACTCGTGGGCCAGGAAATATCTTCTGCACAGGAACTGATCCGAACAGGAACTATGGGTACCAGTGGAGCA CCATCGGAGCAAGTGATAATCCTTGCTCTGAAACTTACCATGGATCAGGACCTTTCTCAGAAGTGGAAACCAAGAGCTTCTCTGACTTCATCACACCACTTGGAAATGACATAGTTCTTTACTTAAGTTTGCACAGCTATAGCCAAGTCATTCTTTTCCCAATGGGTTACACAGATCAGCATCTTCCTGATTATGACAACATG CTCGCAGCAGGACAAAAAGCAAAGGAAGCCATGGCCACCCGCTATGGAACTGCCTATGATGTTGGAAATATAGTTGATGTTCTAT ATCCAGCTAGTGGTAGTAACCTTGACTGGGTTAAAGGAGTGTTCAACACACCTCTGCCCTACGTTTTTGAACTCCGTGACACAGGACGATATGGATTTATCTTGCCTGCTGACCAAATCATCCCATCTGGAGAGGAAACATTCGATGCCCTCTTGGCTTTAACAAAATATGCCCAAACTCAGTGA
- the LOC124159002 gene encoding pyrimidodiazepine synthase-like, producing MSAKHLGKGSTCPPLQRGKLRLYSMQFCPYAQRCRLVLDTKKIPYDVVNINLTEKPDWLLERSPLGKVPALEVDGQTIYESMIIADFLDEKFPQRPLLPKDPMQKAKDKILMEQFNMVISAMFKLFYSYNHRMDQDFHAEIVAALDVFEKELSVRGKPFFGGDKPGMLDYMIWPWCERADLLTILGGEQFKLPKEKLIRLMEWKKAMKEDEGVRVSYLDPEIHAKFLKSRMAGTPDYDLLVSGH from the exons GCTCCACCTGCCCTCCTCTGCAACGAGGAAAACTGAGGCTCTACAGTATGCAGTTTTGTCCCTATGCTCAACGTTGCCGCCTTGTTTTGGATACTAAAAAGATTCC GTATGATGTTGTGAACATCAATCTAACGGAAAAACCAGATTGGCTCTTGGAGAGGAGTCCACTTGGTAAAGTGCCTGCCTTAGAGGTGGATGGGCAAACAATTTATGAAAGTATGATAATAGCTGATTTCCTTGATGAGAAGTTTCCACAGAGGCCTCTGTTACCCAAGGATCCAATGCAAAAGGCTAAAGATAAAATTCTTATGGAGCAATTCAATATG GTCATTTCAGCAATGTTTAAGCTGTTTTATAGCTATAATCACAGGATGGATCAGGATTTTCATGCAGAAATTGTTGCTGCCCTAGATGTATTTGAGAAAGAGTTGAGTGTTAGAGGAAAGCCTTTCTTTGGAG GGGACAAACCAGGGATGTTGGACTACATGATTTGGCCATGGTGTGAGCGTGCAGATTTACTAACTATATTAGGTGGGGAGCAGTTCAAATTACCAAAGGAAAAGCTAATTAGATTG atgGAATGGAAAAAAGCCATGAAAGAGGATGAGGGTGTGCGTGTTAGTTACCTTGATCCTGAAATCCATGCAAAATTTCTCAAGAGCCGAATGGCAGGCACACCTGATTATGATCTACTTGTGTCTGGTCATTAG